One segment of Panicum virgatum strain AP13 chromosome 3K, P.virgatum_v5, whole genome shotgun sequence DNA contains the following:
- the LOC120700939 gene encoding putative FBD-associated F-box protein At5g56400 produces the protein MEQDGSRRRRRRLGPTYRFSDLPDDVLHRILLRLGSAPAAARTSVLSQRWRRVWTRLPGLVFRDHGPLRNRSFLSAVDGGLARYSAPTLRALHISMFHVASRVPAARVAGWLRFAAEHVAGDLLLCLPWLPAGGDAEELVLPLCVGARTIQLGVGHGFRQLRLPPAGAFAALTVMVIRDARIDARDLERVVCWQCPFLLELHLVAIALVAVSDIILRSTSLRRLNFEVGNTTRLVLDTPSIEELSVSNLAKVSVVALKLEEIVPRHDASDPHRRRLLARHLRWLAVKGSHLVMPVLMRHFDTVDQLELDLAVSSGEDYKSFLRATTKLAKCDVFVVKLTTEWHAYESSLLYLLRKLAGTRKVVVHLPWTEGPPCMPGCNCGRKGSLNIDYIKLESLEVVEINDFTGEDHQVKILKLLLLCKNISASRIVINISRLFRWLSEGTCQRIRDEAHPGSDIKFNVWLNGRWEPYA, from the exons ATGGAGCAAGAcggcagccgccggcgccgacggcgcCTCGGGCCGACGTACCGCTTCAGCGACCTGCCGGACGACGTGCTccaccgcatcctcctccgcctcggctccgccccggccgccgcacgcACCAGCGTGCTTTCCCAGCGCTGGCGCCGCGTCTGGACGCGTCTCCCCGGGCTCGTCTTCCGCGACCACGGCCCGCTCCGGAACCGCTCCTTCCTGAGCGCCGTCGACGGCGGCCTCGCCCGCTACTCGGCCCCGACGCTCCGCGCCCTCCACATCTCGATGTTCCACGTGGCGTCCCGCGTCCCCGCCGCCCGCGTCGCCGGGTGGCTGCGCTTCGCCGCGgagcacgtcgccggcgacctctTGCTCTGCCTCCCCTGGCTCCCGGCGGGCGGGGACGCCGAGGAGCTCGTGCTGCCGCTCTGCGTGGGGGCGCGGACGATCCAGCTCGGCGTCGGCCACGGCTTCCGGCAGCTCCGGCTTCCCCCGGCGGGGGCGTTCGCCGCGCTGACCGTCATGGTGATACGGGACGCAAGGATCGACGCCCGCGACCTGGAGAGAGTCGTGTGCTGGCAGTGCCCGTTCTTGCTCGAGCTCCACCTGGTGGCGATCGCTCTGGTCGCCGTCTCCGACATCATCCTGCGCTCCACCTCGCTCAGGCGGCTGAATTTCGAGGTCGGAAACACCACCCGGCTAGTTCTCGACACTCCGTCCATCGAGGAGCTGAGCGTATCTAACCTCGCCAAGGTGTCGGTCGTCGCCCTCAAGCTCGAAGAGATTGTTCCCCGCCATGACGCCAGTgatccgcaccgccgccggcttctGGCACGGCACCTGCGGTGGCTGGCGGTGAAGGGAAGTCACCTGGTGATGCCTGTGCTCATGCGGCATTTCGACACTGTCGACCAGCTGGAGCTGGATCTCGCAGTTTCATCG GGAGAGGATTACAAGTCCTTTCTGAGGGCAACGACCAAGCTTGCCAAGTGCGATGTTTTCGTGGTAAAGCTGACGACAGAATGGCATGCCTATGAATCAAGCCTGTTGTATCTCCTCAGGAAATTAGCTGGTACAAGAAAAGTTGTGGTTCATCTGCCATGGACG GAGGGTCCCCCGTGCATGCCTGGCTGTAATTGTGGAAGAAAAGGGAGTCTGAATATCGACTACATTAAGCTTGAGTCTCTTGAGGTGGTGGAAATCAATGATTTCACCGGAGAAGATCATCAGGTGAAGATTCTGAAGCTGCTGCTTTTGTGCAAGAACATCTCTGCTAGCAGGATCGTCATCAACATATCCCGTCTCTTCCGCTGGCTAAGCGAAGGGACATGCCAGAGGATAAGAGATGAAGCTCATCCAGGTTCAGATATCAAGTTCAATGTGTGGCTGAATGGGAGGTGGGAGCCATATGCATGA